aaaaaaaacacaaacaaaaaaggggggaaatcatgttggaaacactatagcaattcatagtgttttatgatgaaagctacagtgcttccccacgtgatttagccttatttgtaatgacttgtaattgtaatttcaAAATaggtcaatattaaaaaaataaaattgacaaagataattttaaaaaaattataagaaaaaaaatatggagagacactgtagcaatccacaatgttttgtgaggaaagctacagtgttttccccacatgattaagctttattagaaagttaaattctaaacaactcaatattaaaaaaaaaatcgacgaagataattttggaaaaaaatattacaaaaaaaagaaaacacaaaagaaactgaaaaaaaaccatgtgatgaaaaactgtatcaatccatagtgttttgtgaggaaaaacttgtatttacttgtaattgcaattcttaaccagcttaatatttaaaaaataaaattgacaaagataattttagaaaaaaacataataaaacagaaaaaaaccatgtgttgTAGCAATCCaagtaatttgcgaggaaagttacagtgctttcctcacatattgtaactgtaatttttaaccagctcaatatttaaaaataaaataaaaaaagataattttggagaaaatcataaaaaaaaaaaacaaaaaaaaccatgcggagaaatactgtagcaatcaacaatgttttaaagaaaaaaaattacaaaactaaattctcaatcagctcaatattaaaaaaaatcgacaaatataattttgaaaaataaaaaaataaaatagaaaaactatgttgGAAAACACCGCagaaatccacaatattttaaagaaaaaaaattgcaaagcaaaatttttaactagctcaatatttaaaaagtaaaatcaacaaaaataattttggaaaacaaaaggaacacagaggaaagttgaaaaaaaaaagaaaagtaattttggaaagaaaaaaaaatgaaaaaggggaaagttggaaaaaaaatgaaaaaatacaaaaaaaaaagtaaaaaaaaaaaagaaatgcactGCACCGTGGATTACAAcagattactgttgtaatccacaatgcATTTGGGTGTGGGGAAACAATGATTTCCTCACACCATTTAGTTGTATGTATAATATCATAGTACTCTGCCCATCGTTTTGAAACTCGGCTCGGCCTGGCAGGTCGACTCGGGATCCAGCTGACCTGGGGCTGGAACCAGGCCGGGTTgcagaaaaaataggaaaagtcatGACTCAGTGTGACCCGGTGACCCGAcaaaacccggtcaaaaacccagttgcaacccgttgacttttgttttttttaactaaaatgacgtcgttttgattttttaaaaaatagggatTGACTCGGGCAACCGGATGACCCGATCAAAACCTAGAACACGAGCCTTGGACCGGGCCAGCCACCGGATCGGGTTTAAAAACAATGACTCTACCTcccatattaattataatttttatatatttcaccacactattaaatataaagataaaatgattACATGGTATACAGATAGGGTATATAGGTCAGGTCAAATTGACtaggttttaaaaaatcttgatttatcACCcgatttatgaaatttattttttagatttttttaattcattattatttataatatctatattatttgattttaatgaattgagttggattaaataatataaatattacgaAATAACTAGTTTCTTTTAACATCGTTATCACCAGAGAGgtttaaaaaaacccaagaatttTTAACTATACATGCAAGATTATGATGTGAATTAATTCGCAACATaaacaaacataattaaaaaataataatttcaaaccGAGAAGTATGGAAGTTGTCGACTTCATCTGTAGATGCGATGCTCCATCTAAAAATTTTCGATTTCATGTATATTCTGAAGATTTCTATTTTAATAAGAGCAAGTCAAATTCATTTTGCACTTTGATTTCATTAGATACCTTTCAATTTCCAGTTTTAATTCTGTTCGTCCTATATCTTATGAAGAACAAGAAGCTGATGAATTTTGAGAAAGCTTCATTTTCACGAGGGAAAAATCATTACATCAtaataatgcatttttgtgcaaaGAAAAAGTCATTAAATCTGCATTTCCCAAGATAGCATATCATCCTGGTAAGCATGTCCCTCCCTCTCTGGCGTGTTGTAGCATCATAGttcatacattttaaaaaaaacaccaacaagGTTGATGATGCACAACaatgaacaagaaaaattaaagcatgaaaaaaaaagaagtttttagAAAAGAAGCTAAgaataaaaagtaaagaaagagaagaatggGAGATTGGAAAATATACGACTTTGCAATTCTTATTCATTCATCAAAAACTAcataacatttagaaaaatatgatataacTATTAAAACTCTAACTACAACAAGCGATTGAACTTATAGCCCACTAAATGAAATGCCCAACaataaatcaaacccaacaaataaaatataattaataaacttcaactaaaagttcatataaattaaactaaaacataaGCTAATGTCAAATCTCTCAATGGTTTGTGTTATCTTTCATTGTCTATGATCATACGCGTGTGTAAACAATGTTTCGGGTTCGATGTCCCCACTACTTGACTTTCCTTacatacaaaaacaagaaagtatCAATACAATAAGGAAAAGGAAGCTATGATGTTACAGACGCCAAAAgatcaaaatcaataacaaaagtGAGAAGAGAGGCAATGACAATGGCTAATGACCGCTAGAATTTGAAAGAATCAAAATACACCGCATGACCGTTGGAAGATTTGGGATTACACAACTACATTAAACGAATTGTTTCATTTATTCACCCACACGcatcattttattatgtttttccgGTTAGGAGAGTTAGTTAAGTTGTTTTCCACATGTCCATTGAGGCACAAATCATGTAATGTTTGGTATTTCCTTGGTTTATATGTAATAGAAATGTCAGAAAGAAAATGCATGAAGAAAGATGAATTAACTAGTTTTGTCATcctatttcttctctttttcctctttGTTCTAGTCTAATCTATATTGTTCTATTGTGTTCTTCTCTTCTCAATTTCTTGATTTCTagcttaaaattatatttgcttAAGCAACAACATTATTCTACTGGATTTCTTCTTAGTTGGGGATCATCCCATTAGACTTACAATAAGTGGTATTAGAGCAGTTGATCCACGACCTAATACTATGGCTCTTAATACTAGAACACAAGAtctcaaaaaactaaaaaactcatTAGAAGCTGTCAGCAaggatcaaacacaaaattatgaacaactaatGAAGATGTTGAAGACTTACAATCACAAGCTGAAAACTACCAGGACTAACCATGAAGCAAAGATCAATGAACTCGCAAAACTTATTAGAGGATTGGCTTATCAATTTCTATAATTTCTCACTTGTCAACGCACCAATCTTATCCAATAATAACTGATTCTATTGGTCACCCATTCATAGGACACCAGTTCCATTCCAGAACATTGGACCAACCATCAGCCCATTCAAAAGAGCACCAGttccaaactagaacactaaTTCAACCATCAGCCCAATCTCAGGACACCAATTCCAAACCAGGACACTGGTCCAATCATCAGCCCATTCACCGGGTGCTAGTCCCAAACCAAGAACTAGTTCAACCATCATTCAAACACTACATATAAATGCTAAAATTTGAACTACATCTTATTAGGAGCTAAGCTAAAGAATTAAAAGAGACTTTAAATTGGAGATCTAAGTGTCAGACACCTACCTGAAATCTTTGCTTTGCTAGCCGTCCCCTGCTCTCGTTTATTTCCCACAATCTCACTTGTATCAATAGTTACACTAATTTAAATTTCGAGTCTTAACCACACATACGTACTATTTTCATTTCCTTCATAATTTgacattttataataaaaaacaattccaaacagAAGTTATCAATTTACAAGTTTTAGGTGGCTCAATATAACAGATACCAAACACTGTTTAGTAGTTTGAGTATAACCGGAGCTATAGAACTCGGTTTTATATGTGGTTTGTTTTTTGGAACGCTAAAACATGgttctacaacttttatgaagatgAATATACCTAGTTTTTCCATCTACATGCCTAAATTcacaaatttcaaaaacccaaaaatttgTCCTGCTTATTCCTGGTTTTGGCCTATCTTCGTTTTTTCTTCCATATATAGTGTTTTGTCACTCCAATTTAAGCAAGGTCAATTTCATTAGAGAGGTAACATCCATGTCGACAACTTTCGTGaagaaaaatatctcaaattcTGTCATCTTAGGGTTCAAATCTTAGTAGAGAAATTAAAAGACAATCTGtccagttttgatttttatgttcaaCAAGTATAAATTTGTTTCCCATGCATTTTTCCATTATTTCCAGCTAAACACAAAATCCTATCATTATTTAACAGACTTCTTAAACATATACTAAGGTATtctaaaatctcaattattcaaggaaaacacaaacaaattcaattgACTTAATAAGAGAGCTTGTTACCTTctattacaaagaaaataagtCAAGAGATTGAGAACAACCGTTTTTCTTCTTACCATCCCTTCCTTCTTCTAACCCTTCCCTTCCCAGGCTGTAGACACCTGGCGATGGGGCTGCCATGCCCTAGGCGCTAAGGCCAAACCCGTGTGCCTGGCTGTAGACCCAGGCGAGCGGGTCTATATCCAACACATGGCAGCCCTAGCGCATGActtaatattattgtttgtattataaatatttttatttttattataattaatattattaatattaaaaatattgttatttttattataattaatattgtcaatattaaaaatattattatttgtattataaattttattatttttattacaattaatatcataaatattattaaatccgttaatattattaaattttaaaaaaaatattattataaaaaaacatagatttgatttgaagggcaaaatcaattattattattattattattattattattattattattaacttgggtctgacatgccCTTCTAGACTTAAGTTTTTTGAGGCTGGAAAGGTGCGTCTAATCCAAGTTACTTGAGAGTGGCATGAGCGCAAACCCAAGTTCCTTGGGTCTTGCAGCCTCACTTGGCCCAAGACACTTGGACAGGTGTTCAAACCCAAAGCTATTGGGTCCAGTGTCCGAACCCAAGGCTCTTAGGTCCTATGTCCTGATCCAAGTCTAATGGGTCCAGATTGTAGCCAGACTCAAGACTCTTGAATCTGTCGTTTATGAGGGGCTCAAAGCTCTTGGATCTGGTGTTGCAgacagacccacttaaacttggttaagtttaatattattattaatataataattaataattttgaaaaaaaataatattgaaaaacaactatagatttgatttgaaggataaacttaaaaattattattattattattattattattattattattattattattattattattttatttgaaaaaaaatattattactagggaagaaaaaccataatttttttaatagattaaaaatatatgaacttgAGCTAGATaagttatatattattattaatattataaatattattattggttCTGATTTGgctctttgatctttttttatagaCAAACccaacacttttaaatcttagtttttttaatgttttttatggaaaaaagtTGGCTCGGGGCACCTAACTAGTCTTCAAGCTAAACCAAATCAGAAATGGCTCCTCAGctcaaaaaaatcttcaaaacctcACTATATTTTGCTGTCCAATTTGTTAGAAATATTTGAAGCAGTAAAGTAAAAATGGAAACATGGAAAGATACTTTGAATTTCATTCATATTACATCActcttctaaaaaacaaatccctaTAGACTTGGATTTAAACTTACAATACTCCGCACATATATTTATACTAATCTAAAATAATTCAAgagacttaaaaaataaatatatctataataattatatacatatacacctaaaaaataaaagatactttgaataaaaatttcaaaattaatttgtgttGAGACTCCTCTTCAAAACCTcactataattaatttgttcaaaGCAACTACCATTATCTTCACCAGTGTGGAGAGGAGCATTAACAAAATCTTGGCATGACTTGTGAAAAGAAAGCGACAATCTTTTGGGATGTCAATATTTTCTTGCAAGTTTCAGAGAATATCagaaaaatcattgaaagaAAGCAAGTACGATGAAAATTCTAAATCACATGATAGAATTCTGGTCATTGGTCAGATAGGAATTTGTACAAGAAGCAAGCCAAACGAAAATCTAGCATTAAAGATAACATGTAGCAAATGCCAAGCTATCTTGATGTTAAACCTTTGAAGATGTTAATCTCGAAAGCAACATATTCCTTTGGCACagacaaaatcaaagaaacagaCTGGTTTTCTCTATTTCTTGATGAAACAAACTAACAAGATTCACCTCTTCCATCTTTCTGTGTATTCCAGCAGGATCCAAAGCAAATGCAGCACATTCTGTCTTCAAGATCGGACATCATCTTCCCCGGCTTCGCATCACGCAGCACATTTTCTTGACACACATAATGCAACTTATTAACATTGGACAAGGCTGCATAACCGGTTGAGCTCAAATCCGACACCTGCTGAATTTAAACTGCGTCAACTTATGAGCTCATGAGCATGCAAATATCACAACTCAAAAGCTCAGGATGTCAGCAAGCTGAGAACAACATATATAGGcaactaaaatacaaaaaccagaCAATCAGTCACCATATAAAATACACATTTAGAAAATTGTTGCCAATTACAAATTTACTGAGACCATTtacatttcaaacaaaaatggATAACCAAATATTTTGACCAATTACAGCAGTGGCAGACTAGCAGCAAACGAGGATGTTGTGTTCCTTGTATATGCCACTCCTCTCCCCACAAGCTACATGCTTGCAACAATTGTAATTGCAGAGAGATggtaataagaaaaacattgcCTTAGATTCTCTCATCCCTACTATAAATGTAAAATCTTGTATAATACATGTACATAATCAATTCCACCACACTTAGCGCAGCAAgtatccaataaaaataatcaagatgaGCCCGGTTCAAATTATTGTTGAACCAGCTATAACAGCCAATGCCACCAGTCGCTTTCTCAATCACAGAGATGAGAAAGCTGCTAAGAAATTTTCCTACACCAAAGATACTGAGGTATAGTGAAAGACCAACACTCTTTAAATCACTAGGGACCTGATCATAGAAAATTTCTTGCAGACCAACCATGGTGAAGACATCAGCAACTCCGAACAAGACATATGAAGGAACTAACCACCAAACACTCATTGGAACAGTCACATTTGGTTCATTGACTAGACCAGATTCTTGAGCGATTTCGAGCCTTTTCATCTCAACTAGAGCAGCAAATGCTATCGAAACAGCAGATAAAAACATCCCAGTTCCAATTCTCTGAAGCATTGAAATGCCAGATGGTTTCCTTGTTAAAGCTCTTGCAACAGGAACAAAGAGACGGTCATAGATAGCAATACAGAGGATCATGGAAATGCTGCTAAAGCTTTCAAGTGAAGCTGCTGGTATCTCGAAACCTGGTGAAATTGATCTATCCATGGTTGCTGCTTGCTTGACAAAGAAAGTTGAGGACTGTGGAAACACAATTGCATATCCCAAGCATGTAGTCCATATTGGAATAAGCCTGAGTACTGCCTTGGCTTCTTCAACATCACGAAAGGTACAAACCTTCTGATCTTCTTTTGAGCCATCTGTTGTAAGCAGCGCATTGTTTAGGAACCTGGAATCAATTTTTATCTTAGAGAAGCTTGATATGGTAAAGCAAAAGGTCTTTTGAGTAAAACTTCACTGATTCAAGACCACAGAGAGCAGAAGTAATCTCCCACTTGATAAAATATCATAGAGCATCAATACTTAATCTATATGGTGACATGAAATCACTCCCTTCTGTACCGTAATCAGTGTTACAATCTCCACTGGTTGATGCAAATCAACAAGCACACTAAGACAATACAGCATCTTAGACCCATATCAACAAATAATTAAGTGTATCTCCtaacaaaatctaaatttgaTATCATCAAACAATTGCCAAGGATAACAAACAGCCGTTTAATGATGCTAATAGCACATAAATCAGAGACATTTCAGAGGTGATTAACTGTTCTGTGGAAAGTATTAAAAGTGCAAGGCGCACTTAAGCACCACGGCTATTAGAGGCTAGGCTGCAGGATCTCCACCTACTACAATGCACTTTGGATCCCCAAAATGAATCACGGTGATATTACTAGTTTTCCATACGAAGGGTTAAATAGAATATCAGAGCTCAGATTGCTATCACAATACGATATCATGGACTTTGCATTTGATCCTAACTGGTTAAAGCTcacaaaataaagtattttcaatcaatgtcttacttaaaaATTCCCATCTAATGAAAATCTTCAGGTCAACTAGAAGcaatttgtgtttaatttttaacctCAAAGACACGATAAATTCTCTTACTTGAACTGCTCATAACTTTGGTGAGGTACAGTTCCACGACCTTCTTCCTCAGAAGCTATTGAGGAAGGAGTAAATCGCCAATTCCTGAAAGCTGCCACAAAGACCCGAGTAATTCTCAAAAGTGCGTTGTTCCCTTCCCTTTTAACACTGTACCGATATTTCTTTGATCCCAGTAAGAAGATGATCAGTGCACAGATCATCATAATGCATGGGATTCCAAATCCAAGACTCCAACTAAGATTGTCTTGAATGTATGTTAAAACCAGTAGTGATACTAAGATGCCtgaactcataaaaaaataccacCAATTGAAGAATGAGCTTTTGGATTTGTACTCTTTGGTGTCTTGTCTATCAAATTGATCCGCTCCAAAAGCCTGGACACAAGGCTTGTGCCCACCTTGGCCAAGTGCTACTAGATAGAGagcaataaataataaaatcacttgCAGTGTATTAGAAGAACAGGACATACTGTCACTTTGACAGTCAGATGTAGGAAGCATAGCTGATAGAGTCAACAAGCCAAGTCCCtacaattaaattcaaaacatgACAGAAACTTTAAAGCCAAAGCTGAACAGCATAAGTTTATTAATTTCCAGGAATCATGAACAAATTGTTTACCCACTCCtcaagaacagaaaagaaaggATAAGTATGTAGTATCTTGTGTCTTAAAGACATTACACAATCATGCTGACTATTTAATAGGGTAGGTTTAAAATCCTTAATTTATGTCCAGCCAATCCAAATAgagatcaagaaaacaaacctaaagGAAGATGTTATCAACCTGTGAACTCAGGTTTGGTTTCAATGAAAGAAACTGCAACCAATACGAAGTATAGCAGGCAATTACTGAACTTTGGCCACAACTATCTCAATTCCTCCCGAATAGACTATAGTTCAGTTGATTCTTGCAAAGATTAAGCTTTGAGAACTGTTTTCAATTTCCAAATACCTTGGTACTTGAAATAAACCCAAGATAGTTAAAAGGGTCAGGTGATCAAGAAATTTGCAGGAAGGAGTGCTGTTTCGCCAATGCACAACTTTGTTTAAGCTGTCAATTCTTTACTACATGTGTGCGTGTGTGTCATCCATAGTTTACTAAAATGATGGGACTCGAAGCCAATGTAGATGGCGACTGTCATCTCAATTCTCGAGGATCTCAATTCTCGAGGACTAGAATATTTACTTGAGTTACTCAACAATCATAGatgaatattttccttttagaaAACTCAGCTAAATCTAAGAAAAATAGCTGAGCAGATACATCAGCTAACTTAGGTTGATgatactcaaaaaataaaataaaataataaataaaaatcagaacttttttatttgcttttatgaGACTGCAGGCCTACTTTATTTGTAATCCAAAGATCTGGTATCCTAGCCAAGCTTTCATAGATTGAAACTAAGTGATTTTTGTTGGCATGTCATCCATATTCAAATTGGTGTATTCACGAGAAGTTTTTTTCCCACACCCTTTCTAGATTGGAACCTACAACGATGACACAGAGAACAAACTTTCATACTACTTCATACTACCTAAGCCAACACCTCAATTGGTCCTTAGGAACAATTATAAACATCTAGAAATCAAACTCTCTAACCagtaaaattagtttttgagaGATGTTTTTTACCAAGATGTAGATAAGTGAGGCAATAATAATAGTCCTGCATCTTCCAAGAAAAGAATCAGCAACAAATGCACCGAACAAGGGCAGCAACGACGCTGTGCCTGACCATACGTTCACATTCTTAGCCGCAGTAACGGTTGATTGACCCAACGGCCCAGTTAAATACGTTATTAAGTTGGAAGAGATCCCATAATAAGCAAACCTCTCTGCAACTTCCACACCTGCACTTGTACACCAAACAAGCTagttaaaacacaaaacaatggcTTCGGCTggattaaatatagaaaaagaaacagctGTGTTACCTATAATGAAAGCTGCAGACCTCCATCCACCAGAGTTGTATCTACAAACTGGGTTGCCCTTATAATCAACGCAGTCATCAACAGTGTCGTTTAGGAGTGGAGTTCGGACCTCTTGTGTCTCTGAACTGGAGAGGTTAGAAATGGACATCGCAGTTTACTACAGCTACTGATTACTAGTTAAAATGACCAGCAATCATAATCTGGTTCCAATTATGCTAACGTATGGAGGATAACATTTATAAAGAATTGCCGTCTTGTTCAGCAACAAAATGCTTGGCTTTATTTGATAGTGGATAGTCGGCCTCACTTATTCATATAATAGTAGTTAGGTGGCCGGCGtaggataattgtttttttcataaaaaatacatatatataaaaaacagttAAGATATAATAGTATTAGATAAAGTTACACCGAAGAGTTTATGTTCGCGGCAACACTGaattaagaataatatttataatattaattataatattttttatattaataataatattaaacttatctgATCtaagttcttataattttttatgtcatgaaattaaatttatagtttttctttaataataataatatattttaaaaatttattactgataatgataatgatgacaataataataacgagTGATATTAATGATTATAAACTTAGGTCTAGCGTCCCAGCCAAACCTAAGTTTTTGAAGTCTGGTatccctaataataataaaaataatattattaaaattgtctaacccaagttcttatagtttttactttttaattcattcaaatcaaatttatggttttttttcgataataataatattgttttttaaatttaataataatacaaatattaagaataagaataacactaataatcaattaatcataataataataagaataatgacgatgacaacaacaacaacattaataataataatttttaatcttacccttcaaatcaaatctatggttttttttaatagtaataatatttttaaaaaaattattaataattatattaataatatttttaatattaataataatataaaatatgtcTGACttaagttcttatagtttttaattttacccttcaaatcaaatctattgttgttt
This window of the Populus trichocarpa isolate Nisqually-1 chromosome 13, P.trichocarpa_v4.1, whole genome shotgun sequence genome carries:
- the LOC7494433 gene encoding protein NRT1/ PTR FAMILY 5.10 isoform X6, with product MSISNLSSSETQEVRTPLLNDTVDDCVDYKGNPVCRYNSGGWRSAAFIIGVEVAERFAYYGISSNLITYLTGPLGQSTVTAAKNVNVWSGTASLLPLFGAFVADSFLGRCRTIIIASLIYILGLGLLTLSAMLPTSDCQSDSMSCSSNTLQVILLFIALYLVALGQGGHKPCVQAFGADQFDRQDTKEYKSKSSFFNWWYFFMSSGILVSLLVLTYIQDNLSWSLGFGIPCIMMICALIIFLLGSKKYRYSVKREGNNALLRITRVFVAAFRNWRFTPSSIASEEEGRGTVPHQSYEQFKFLNNALLTTDGSKEDQKVCTFRDVEEAKAVLRLIPIWTTCLGYAIVFPQSSTFFVKQAATMDRSISPGFEIPAASLESFSSISMILCIAIYDRLFVPVARALTRKPSGISMLQRIGTGMFLSAVSIAFAALVEMKRLEIAQESGLVNEPNVTVPMSVWWLVPSYVLFGVADVFTMVSDLSSTGYAALSNVNKLHYVCQENVLRDAKPGKMMSDLEDRMCCICFGSCWNTQKDGRGESC
- the LOC7494433 gene encoding protein NRT1/ PTR FAMILY 5.10 isoform X4, translated to MSISNLSSSETQEVRTPLLNDTVDDCVDYKGNPVCRYNSGGWRSAAFIIGVEVAERFAYYGISSNLITYLTGPLGQSTVTAAKNVNVWSGTASLLPLFGAFVADSFLGRCRTIIIASLIYILGLGLLTLSAMLPTSDCQSDSMSCSSNTLQVILLFIALYLVALGQGGHKPCVQAFGADQFDRQDTKEYKSKSSFFNWWYFFMSSGILVSLLVLTYIQDNLSWSLGFGIPCIMMICALIIFLLGSKKYRYSVKREGNNALLRITRVFVAAFRNWRFTPSSIASEEEGRGTVPHQSYEQFKFLNNALLTTDGSKEDQKVCTFRDVEEAKAVLRLIPIWTTCLGYAIVFPQSSTFFVKQAATMDRSISPGFEIPAASLESFSSISMILCIAIYDRLFVPVARALTRKPSGISMLQRIGTGMFLSAVSIAFAALVEMKRLEIAQESGLVNEPNVTVPMSVWWLVPSYVLFGVADVFTMQVSDLSSTGYAALSNVNKLHYVCQENVLRDAKPGKMMSDLEDRMCCICFGSCWNTQKDGRGESC
- the LOC7494433 gene encoding protein NRT1/ PTR FAMILY 5.10 isoform X2 produces the protein MSISNLSSSETQEVRTPLLNDTVDDCVDYKGNPVCRYNSGGWRSAAFIIGVEVAERFAYYGISSNLITYLTGPLGQSTVTAAKNVNVWSGTASLLPLFGAFVADSFLGRCRTIIIASLIYILGLGLLTLSAMLPTSDCQSDSMSCSSNTLQVILLFIALYLVALGQGGHKPCVQAFGADQFDRQDTKEYKSKSSFFNWWYFFMSSGILVSLLVLTYIQDNLSWSLGFGIPCIMMICALIIFLLGSKKYRYSVKREGNNALLRITRVFVAAFRNWRFTPSSIASEEEGRGTVPHQSYEQFKFLNNALLTTDGSKEDQKVCTFRDVEEAKAVLRLIPIWTTCLGYAIVFPQSSTFFVKQAATMDRSISPGFEIPAASLESFSSISMILCIAIYDRLFVPVARALTRKPSGISMLQRIGTGMFLSAVSIAFAALVEMKRLEIAQESGLVNEPNVTVPMSVWWLVPSYVLFGVADVFTMVGLQEIFYDQVSDLSSTGYAALSNVNKLHYVCQENVLRDAKPGKMMSDLEDRMCCICFGSCWNTQKDGRGESC
- the LOC7494433 gene encoding protein NRT1/ PTR FAMILY 5.10 isoform X8, yielding MSISNLSSSETQEVRTPLLNDTVDDCVDYKGNPVCRYNSGGWRSAAFIIGVEVAERFAYYGISSNLITYLTGPLGQSTVTAAKNVNVWSGTASLLPLFGAFVADSFLGRCRTIIIASLIYILGLGLLTLSAMLPTSDCQSDSMSCSSNTLQVILLFIALYLVALGQGGHKPCVQAFGADQFDRQDTKEYKSKSSFFNWWYFFMSSGILVSLLVLTYIQDNLSWSLGFGIPCIMMICALIIFLLGSKKYRYSVKREGNNALLRITRVFVAAFRNWRFTPSSIASEEEGRGTVPHQSYEQFKFLNNALLTTDGSKEDQKVCTFRDVEEAKAVLRLIPIWTTCLGYAIVFPQSSTFFVKQAATMDRSISPGFEIPAASLESFSSISMILCIAIYDRLFVPVARALTRKPSGISMLQRIGTGMFLSAVSIAFAALVEMKRLEIAQESGLVNEPNVTVPMSVWCRCRI
- the LOC7494433 gene encoding protein NRT1/ PTR FAMILY 5.10 isoform X10, with translation MSISNLSSSETQEVRTPLLNDTVDDCVDYKGNPVCRYNSGGWRSAAFIIGVEVAERFAYYGISSNLITYLTGPLGQSTVTAAKNVNVWSGTASLLPLFGAFVADSFLGRCRTIIIASLIYILGLGLLTLSAMLPTSDCQSDSMSCSSNTLQVILLFIALYLVALGQGGHKPCVQAFGADQFDRQDTKEYKSKSSFFNWWYFFMSSGILVSLLVLTYIQDNLSWSLGFGIPCIMMICALIIFLLGSKKYRYSVKREGNNALLRITRVFVAAFRNWRFTPSSIASEEEGRGTVPHQSYEQFKFLNNALLTTDGSKEDQKVCTFRDVEEAKAVLRLIPIWTTCLGYAIVFPQSSTFFVKQAATMDRSISPGFEIPAASLESFSSISMILCIAIYDRLFVPVARALTRKPSGISMLQRIGTGMFLSAVSIAFAALVEMKRLEIAQESGLVNEPNVTVPMSVWWCRI
- the LOC7494433 gene encoding protein NRT1/ PTR FAMILY 5.10 isoform X1 — protein: MSISNLSSSETQEVRTPLLNDTVDDCVDYKGNPVCRYNSGGWRSAAFIIGVEVAERFAYYGISSNLITYLTGPLGQSTVTAAKNVNVWSGTASLLPLFGAFVADSFLGRCRTIIIASLIYILGLGLLTLSAMLPTSDCQSDSMSCSSNTLQVILLFIALYLVALGQGGHKPCVQAFGADQFDRQDTKEYKSKSSFFNWWYFFMSSGILVSLLVLTYIQDNLSWSLGFGIPCIMMICALIIFLLGSKKYRYSVKREGNNALLRITRVFVAAFRNWRFTPSSIASEEEGRGTVPHQSYEQFKFLNNALLTTDGSKEDQKVCTFRDVEEAKAVLRLIPIWTTCLGYAIVFPQSSTFFVKQAATMDRSISPGFEIPAASLESFSSISMILCIAIYDRLFVPVARALTRKPSGISMLQRIGTGMFLSAVSIAFAALVEMKRLEIAQESGLVNEPNVTVPMSVWWLVPSYVLFGVADVFTMVGLQEIFYDQVPSDLKSVGLSLYLSIFGVGKFLSSFLISVIEKATGGIGCYSWFNNNLNRAHLDYFYWILAALSVVELIMYMYYTRFYIYSRDERI
- the LOC7494433 gene encoding protein NRT1/ PTR FAMILY 5.10 isoform X5, with the translated sequence MSISNLSSSETQEVRTPLLNDTVDDCVDYKGNPVCRYNSGGWRSAAFIIGVEVAERFAYYGISSNLITYLTGPLGQSTVTAAKNVNVWSGTASLLPLFGAFVADSFLGRCRTIIIASLIYILGLGLLTLSAMLPTSDCQSDSMSCSSNTLQVILLFIALYLVALGQGGHKPCVQAFGADQFDRQDTKEYKSKSSFFNWWYFFMSSGILVSLLVLTYIQDNLSWSLGFGIPCIMMICALIIFLLGSKKYRYSVKREGNNALLRITRVFVAAFRNWRFTPSSIASEEEGRGTVPHQSYEQFKFLNNALLTTDGSKEDQKVCTFRDVEEAKAVLRLIPIWTTCLGYAIVFPQSSTFFVKQAATMDRSISPGFEIPAASLESFSSISMILCIAIYDRLFVPVARALTRKPSGISMLQRIGTGMFLSAVSIAFAALVEMKRLEIAQESGLVNEPNVTVPMSVWWLVPSYVLFGVADVFTMVSDLSSTGYAALSNVNKLHYVCQENVLRDAKPGKMMSDLEDRMCCICFGSCWNTQKDGRGESC